One window from the genome of Blastopirellula retiformator encodes:
- a CDS encoding c-type cytochrome has product MDNWIYLAETVVPRDIALPLPVDAEVLRSLLVPLFLLHILFVNLMVGGTVMATIFEWMGYLRREEKWDRLSEKIAETVTVNKSMAVVLGVGPLLIVNLLYTLTFYSSNALTGHAWILIVPLVTLAFLLTYLHKYTWQRCQSGVWKLLHIWVGMGSTLLFLTIPFIFLGNVNLMNYPDKWYDVQGFFAALNIGNGNVYFRYIHFMIASIAVTSLFLCMWLTYNARVREQLPAGFTSPGIRRLFYSIAFFVTMGQFVVGPTLLLVLPRVGLSTFMLTAILTGACLGVVLLVLMRIEIISSDERIGRLWVPIYFVFMFVAFSMGAGRQQYRDNSLREFNEAVAQRTAAFRHEVDAFNVAFAKGMSGPQSGEQLFKMVCASCHQVDVDKSAPTLKEIFELHKGKPEEIVAWATAPGYKRKQYNKMPPMAHLGEDKLALIAEYMLEVGSGKKELVIDDSNWIRKLDQEQVAQTAMETDGDAEQGAALFVSQTCVSCHRGVDGAKPVGPSLEGIAKRLKKEEIIESILAPSAKIAEGYETWSFLTFDGQVLSGMIVDEDEDEGTLTVRQNDGKLIELVEDDLDGMKKQDLSQMPGGVVDNISPEQLADLVAYLQSLEKTE; this is encoded by the coding sequence ATGGATAACTGGATCTACCTGGCGGAGACGGTCGTGCCCCGCGATATCGCGTTGCCGTTGCCAGTCGATGCGGAAGTGTTGCGGAGCCTGCTGGTTCCGCTCTTCCTGCTGCATATCTTGTTCGTCAACCTGATGGTCGGCGGTACGGTGATGGCGACGATCTTTGAGTGGATGGGGTACCTGCGGCGCGAAGAGAAGTGGGATCGCCTATCCGAGAAAATCGCCGAGACGGTCACCGTCAACAAGAGCATGGCGGTGGTGCTGGGGGTGGGGCCGCTGTTGATCGTCAACTTGCTCTACACGCTCACCTTCTATTCCTCCAATGCGCTCACTGGGCATGCCTGGATCTTGATCGTGCCGCTGGTGACGCTCGCCTTTTTGCTCACTTATTTGCACAAGTACACCTGGCAGCGCTGCCAGAGCGGCGTTTGGAAATTGCTGCACATCTGGGTCGGCATGGGCTCGACCCTCCTCTTTTTGACGATTCCCTTCATCTTTTTGGGGAACGTCAACCTGATGAACTATCCCGACAAGTGGTACGACGTGCAGGGGTTCTTCGCCGCGCTGAACATTGGCAACGGCAACGTCTACTTCCGCTACATCCACTTCATGATCGCGTCGATCGCGGTGACTTCGCTCTTCCTGTGCATGTGGCTGACCTACAACGCGCGGGTGCGAGAGCAACTGCCGGCCGGGTTCACGTCGCCAGGCATCCGCCGCTTGTTCTATTCGATCGCCTTCTTTGTGACGATGGGCCAGTTTGTCGTGGGACCGACGCTGCTGTTGGTGTTGCCGCGAGTGGGGCTCAGCACGTTCATGCTGACGGCGATTTTGACCGGCGCTTGCTTGGGCGTGGTGCTGCTGGTGCTGATGCGGATCGAGATCATTTCCAGCGACGAGCGAATCGGCCGCCTGTGGGTGCCGATCTACTTCGTCTTCATGTTCGTCGCTTTCTCGATGGGCGCCGGACGTCAGCAGTATCGCGACAACTCGCTGCGGGAGTTCAACGAGGCGGTCGCCCAGCGGACCGCCGCCTTCCGGCACGAAGTCGACGCCTTCAATGTGGCGTTCGCCAAAGGAATGTCGGGGCCGCAGTCGGGCGAGCAACTGTTCAAGATGGTCTGCGCTTCGTGCCATCAGGTCGACGTCGACAAGTCGGCGCCAACGCTGAAAGAGATCTTCGAGCTGCACAAAGGAAAGCCGGAAGAGATTGTCGCCTGGGCGACGGCGCCCGGCTACAAGCGGAAGCAATACAACAAGATGCCGCCGATGGCCCACCTGGGCGAGGATAAGCTGGCCCTGATCGCCGAGTACATGTTGGAGGTCGGCAGCGGCAAGAAGGAACTGGTGATCGACGACTCGAACTGGATCCGCAAGCTCGATCAGGAGCAGGTCGCCCAGACCGCCATGGAAACCGACGGCGACGCCGAGCAAGGCGCCGCGCTGTTCGTCTCGCAAACCTGCGTCTCGTGCCACCGTGGCGTCGATGGCGCGAAACCGGTCGGACCGTCCTTGGAAGGAATCGCCAAGCGGCTGAAGAAGGAGGAGATCATCGAGTCGATCCTCGCCCCGTCGGCCAAGATTGCCGAAGGGTACGAAACCTGGAGCTTTCTCACCTTCGACGGTCAGGTACTCAGCGGTATGATCGTCGACGAGGACGAAGACGAGGGTACGCTGACCGTGCGGCAGAACGACGGCAAGCTCATCGAACTGGTCGAAGACGATCTCGACGGGATGAAGAAGCAAGACCTGTCGCAAATGCCCGGCGGCGTGGTCGACAATATCTCGCCCGAGCAACTGGCCGACCTGGTCGCCTACCTGCAATCGCTGGAGAAAACGGAGTAG
- a CDS encoding methyl-accepting chemotaxis protein — MLGIIRGWVGYLSGSKSASRMTESIDIEAYQEALGKVAAIERSSATIEFAMDGTILTANDAFLTTIGYTLDEVRGKKHRMFVEPEYADSPAYQEFWELLNRGQFHSERFRRIGKGGKEVYIQATYNPVLDAAGKPKKVVKYAIDVTSQVLAEIEASRLRDMVENLPTNLMFADRENIIRYINPASRASLQKIAHLLPVSVDQVVGSSVDVFHKDPKEQRRILSDMNNLPTKTQFELGEEILSIEVHAIQDESGAFIGSMATWQIITEYAAIRRQVGKLGDVGHTVALNVGDMASAMQEISSNVNRTASLAKTAEDQFKTADVSIQELGNCSEQIGEVVSLIRELAEQTNLLALNATIEAARAGEAGRSFAVVASEVKTLATGTRDATENIAERVGRISDSIAEVVKSTSEIAKGVSEVSQNSTTVAAAIEEQSTIIGGMKGTSDDLVNLSMELQKL; from the coding sequence ATGTTGGGCATTATTCGTGGTTGGGTTGGATATCTGTCAGGTTCGAAATCGGCCAGCCGCATGACCGAGTCGATCGATATCGAGGCATATCAGGAAGCTCTCGGCAAAGTTGCCGCAATCGAACGCTCCAGCGCCACGATTGAGTTCGCAATGGATGGCACGATTCTGACTGCCAACGACGCATTCTTGACGACGATCGGATATACGCTGGACGAAGTCCGAGGGAAAAAGCATCGGATGTTTGTCGAGCCCGAATACGCCGACAGCCCCGCCTATCAAGAGTTTTGGGAATTGCTTAACCGCGGGCAATTTCACTCGGAACGTTTTAGGCGAATCGGCAAAGGGGGCAAAGAGGTCTACATCCAAGCGACCTACAATCCGGTGCTCGACGCTGCCGGCAAGCCGAAAAAAGTGGTGAAGTATGCGATCGACGTGACCAGCCAAGTACTGGCCGAAATCGAGGCGTCGCGCCTCAGAGATATGGTCGAGAACCTGCCGACGAACCTAATGTTCGCCGATCGCGAAAACATCATTCGCTACATTAATCCCGCCTCGCGGGCGTCGCTGCAGAAGATCGCTCACTTGCTGCCGGTCTCCGTCGATCAGGTAGTCGGCAGCAGCGTCGACGTCTTTCATAAAGACCCTAAGGAGCAGCGACGGATTCTCTCGGACATGAACAACCTGCCGACCAAAACGCAGTTTGAACTGGGCGAAGAGATTCTCTCGATCGAAGTCCACGCGATTCAAGATGAAAGCGGCGCCTTCATTGGCTCGATGGCGACCTGGCAGATTATCACCGAGTACGCCGCCATTCGGCGTCAGGTCGGCAAGCTGGGAGACGTCGGCCACACCGTCGCCCTTAACGTCGGCGACATGGCGTCGGCGATGCAGGAAATCAGTTCTAACGTCAATCGGACGGCCAGTCTCGCCAAGACGGCCGAGGATCAGTTCAAGACCGCTGACGTCTCCATCCAAGAACTGGGCAACTGCAGCGAGCAAATCGGCGAGGTCGTTTCCCTGATCCGCGAACTGGCCGAGCAGACGAATCTGCTCGCCTTGAACGCGACGATCGAAGCGGCTCGCGCCGGCGAAGCGGGCCGCAGTTTCGCCGTCGTCGCCAGCGAAGTCAAAACCTTGGCGACCGGCACCCGCGACGCCACAGAAAACATCGCCGAGCGCGTCGGTCGCATCAGCGACAGCATCGCCGAAGTGGTGAAGTCGACCAGCGAAATCGCCAAAGGGGTTTCGGAAGTGAGCCAAAACAGCACCACCGTCGCCGCCGCCATCGAAGAGCAATCGACCATCATCGGCGGGATGAAAGGGACGTCGGACGATTTGGTGAATCTGAGTATGGAACTGCAAAAGCTGTAA
- a CDS encoding methyl-accepting chemotaxis protein yields the protein MIETNTGWWHAFSPFHLAEKKTPAAIDIEEHQNALAIIAAIKRSNASIEFTMDATILTANDAFLQTMGYSLEEIQGQKHRMFVDPEEADSDEYQEFWASLNRGEFRSERFKRIGKGGKEVYIQATYNPILDSSGKPKKVVKFAIDVTRQTVAEFEASRLMNMVENLPINLMFADRQNIIRYINPASRKSMQKISHLLPVPVESVVGKSVDIFHQRPEKQRAILADADNLPVKTQFQLGSEVIDLEVNAIRDRDGSHIGSMATWQIITEHAAIRRQVGKLGDVGHTVALNVGDMASAMQEISSNVNRTASLAKTAEDQFKTADVSIQELGNCSEQIGEVVSLIRELAEQTNLLALNATIEAARAGEAGRSFAVVASEVKTLATGTRDATENIAERVGRISDSIAEVVKSTSEIAKGVSEVSQNSTTVAAAIEEQSTIIGGMKETSDDLVSLSAELQKL from the coding sequence ATGATTGAGACAAATACCGGTTGGTGGCATGCTTTTTCGCCTTTCCATTTGGCGGAGAAAAAAACGCCGGCTGCGATCGACATCGAAGAGCATCAAAACGCATTGGCGATCATCGCCGCGATAAAGCGGTCGAATGCGTCGATCGAGTTCACGATGGACGCCACAATTCTGACCGCGAATGACGCATTCTTACAGACGATGGGCTATTCGCTGGAAGAGATCCAGGGACAAAAGCACCGCATGTTCGTCGATCCCGAGGAAGCCGATAGCGACGAATACCAAGAATTTTGGGCGTCGCTCAATCGCGGCGAGTTCCGTTCAGAGCGTTTCAAGCGAATCGGCAAAGGGGGGAAAGAGGTCTACATCCAAGCGACCTACAATCCCATTCTCGACTCCAGCGGCAAACCCAAGAAGGTCGTCAAGTTTGCGATCGATGTGACGCGTCAGACGGTGGCCGAATTCGAGGCGTCGCGCTTGATGAACATGGTTGAGAACCTGCCGATCAACCTGATGTTCGCCGATCGCCAGAACATCATTCGCTACATCAATCCCGCTTCGCGGAAATCGATGCAGAAGATCTCGCATCTGCTGCCGGTCCCGGTCGAATCGGTCGTCGGGAAGAGCGTCGACATCTTTCATCAGCGTCCCGAGAAGCAACGGGCGATCCTGGCCGACGCCGACAACCTGCCGGTGAAGACGCAGTTTCAGTTGGGCAGCGAGGTGATAGACCTCGAGGTGAATGCAATCCGAGATCGCGATGGCAGTCACATTGGCTCGATGGCGACCTGGCAGATTATCACCGAGCACGCCGCCATTCGGCGTCAGGTCGGCAAGCTGGGAGACGTCGGCCACACCGTCGCCCTTAACGTCGGCGACATGGCGTCGGCGATGCAGGAAATCAGTTCCAACGTCAATCGGACGGCCAGTCTCGCCAAGACGGCCGAGGATCAGTTCAAGACCGCGGACGTCTCCATCCAAGAACTGGGCAACTGCAGCGAGCAAATCGGCGAGGTCGTTTCCCTGATCCGCGAACTGGCCGAGCAGACGAATCTGCTCGCCTTGAACGCGACGATCGAAGCGGCTCGCGCCGGCGAAGCGGGCCGCAGTTTCGCCGTCGTCGCCAGCGAAGTCAAAACCTTGGCGACCGGCACCCGCGACGCCACAGAAAACATCGCCGAGCGCGTCGGTCGCATCAGCGACAGCATCGCTGAAGTGGTGAAGTCGACCAGCGAAATCGCCAAAGGGGTGTCCGAAGTGAGCCAAAACAGCACCACTGTCGCCGCCGCCATCGAAGAGCAATCGACCATCATCGGCGGGATGAAAGAGACGTCGGACGATTTGGTGAGTTTGAGTGCGGAGTTGCAGAAGCTGTAA
- a CDS encoding DUF502 domain-containing protein, producing MRRLTSALWQRFLRYFLAGILAVMPLVLTGMIVIWLVEFLDGFVGPTSFVGEQLIRIGILNGQPDELKDSTLAYILGWVIVLAVVFGIGVLVEMGLKNTLSAVVDSIVSRVPLIGKLYGTARQLVSMLDKGDNEELRGMQAVFVMFGKENGAGILALMPTADRFDINGVDHHGVYLPTSPIPMTGGIVFVPCEAVHPVDMSVDGLMSIYLSMGVTSPQFLKTSGKGFKTGKVETEASDGETPT from the coding sequence ATGCGACGACTCACTTCTGCGCTCTGGCAACGATTTTTACGCTACTTTTTAGCCGGAATTCTGGCGGTCATGCCGCTGGTCTTGACCGGGATGATCGTGATCTGGCTGGTCGAATTTCTGGATGGATTCGTCGGCCCCACGTCGTTTGTCGGCGAGCAGCTAATCCGCATCGGCATTTTGAATGGCCAACCGGACGAACTGAAAGATTCGACCCTCGCCTATATTTTGGGCTGGGTGATCGTGCTGGCGGTCGTCTTTGGCATTGGCGTACTGGTCGAGATGGGGCTGAAGAACACCCTGTCCGCGGTCGTCGACTCGATCGTCAGCCGCGTCCCGCTGATCGGCAAGCTGTATGGCACTGCCCGGCAACTGGTCAGCATGCTCGACAAGGGAGACAACGAGGAGCTCCGCGGCATGCAGGCGGTCTTCGTCATGTTCGGCAAAGAAAATGGCGCCGGCATCCTGGCCCTGATGCCAACGGCCGATCGCTTTGACATCAATGGCGTCGACCACCACGGCGTCTACCTGCCAACGTCGCCGATCCCCATGACCGGCGGCATCGTCTTCGTCCCCTGCGAAGCGGTCCACCCGGTCGATATGTCGGTCGACGGCCTGATGAGCATTTACCTATCAATGGGCGTCACGTCGCCGCAGTTCTTGAAGACCAGTGGGAAGGGGTTCAAGACAGGCAAAGTAGAGACCGAGGCGTCGGACGGGGAAACGCCAACCTAG
- a CDS encoding 3-keto-disaccharide hydrolase, translating to MKSSSFHVAIGLCCLSVASLVSADEWKSGIEWPEPPQVDPGATSTDAPSDAIVLFDGKDLSKWDGGEKWIIKDGYAEVAKGGITTKDKFGDMQLHLEFASPAEVKGSGQGRGNSGVFLFGKYEVQILDSYDNPTYFDGQSASIYKQSPPMVNASRKPGEWQTYDIIFNAPTFKKDGSFDKPGHVTVLHNGVLVQNNFELLGATKWDSPPKVEKHGPKGKISLQFHWNPVRFRNIWVRELNPLVGKMPEPKPTEEAKPEVKKESEPVAEKPAEKAAEESAK from the coding sequence ATGAAGAGTTCAAGTTTTCACGTTGCTATCGGCCTGTGCTGCCTGTCGGTTGCGTCGCTCGTTTCGGCCGATGAATGGAAAAGCGGCATCGAGTGGCCAGAGCCTCCCCAAGTCGATCCCGGCGCGACGTCGACCGACGCTCCTTCCGACGCGATCGTGCTGTTTGACGGCAAAGATCTGTCGAAGTGGGACGGCGGCGAGAAGTGGATTATCAAAGATGGCTACGCCGAAGTGGCGAAGGGTGGGATCACCACCAAAGACAAATTTGGCGACATGCAGCTGCATCTGGAGTTCGCTTCGCCGGCCGAAGTGAAAGGTTCCGGCCAGGGACGCGGCAACAGCGGCGTCTTCCTGTTTGGCAAGTACGAAGTGCAGATTCTCGACTCGTACGACAATCCGACCTATTTTGACGGCCAGTCTGCGTCGATCTACAAGCAATCGCCCCCGATGGTCAACGCGTCGCGGAAGCCGGGCGAGTGGCAAACCTACGACATCATCTTCAACGCTCCGACGTTCAAAAAAGATGGTTCGTTCGACAAGCCGGGGCATGTGACGGTGCTGCACAACGGCGTGCTTGTGCAGAACAACTTCGAGCTGCTGGGCGCCACCAAGTGGGATAGCCCGCCGAAGGTCGAAAAGCACGGTCCGAAGGGGAAAATCTCGCTGCAGTTCCACTGGAATCCGGTCCGCTTCCGCAATATCTGGGTGCGGGAACTGAACCCGCTGGTTGGCAAAATGCCGGAGCCCAAACCGACCGAAGAAGCGAAGCCGGAAGTGAAGAAAGAATCGGAGCCGGTCGCCGAAAAGCCGGCTGAAAAAGCTGCCGAAGAGTCGGCCAAGTAG
- a CDS encoding acyl-CoA desaturase, translated as MSIVTDENREAGDDFEKDAVSQEDWNESNLVTETKPAAKKNVTKKKRRIEPPIAEKLRDRYKTGFAWIIFGWIAMIHVVALAAPFYFSWSGFALFIAFYYLTGCVGITLGFHRLLTHTSYQVHYPTRMVLAFIGGLAGEGSALDWVAMHRKHHAHSDQEEDPHSPIHGGLWSHILWLFPFRNAAEQRSIHERWAPDLLKEPGMRFLNYAFIPSHLALGALMAYAGYCYGGSYYATSWVLWGMFARLVVVLHVTWFVNSASHIWGYTNYETTDQSKNLWWVGLTAFGEGWHNNHHAYPRMANHGHKWWEFDLTYNIIRVMKMTGLAWNVVDYKKKSRDGSAIH; from the coding sequence ATGTCGATTGTCACTGATGAAAACCGAGAAGCGGGAGACGACTTCGAAAAGGACGCCGTCTCGCAAGAGGATTGGAACGAATCCAATCTGGTTACCGAAACCAAGCCGGCCGCAAAGAAGAATGTGACGAAGAAAAAGCGTCGCATCGAGCCGCCGATCGCCGAAAAACTGCGTGATCGTTACAAGACCGGGTTCGCCTGGATCATTTTTGGCTGGATCGCGATGATTCACGTCGTCGCGTTGGCCGCCCCGTTCTACTTCTCGTGGAGCGGATTCGCGCTGTTCATTGCGTTCTATTACCTGACCGGCTGCGTCGGCATCACGCTCGGTTTCCACCGGCTGCTGACGCATACCAGCTATCAGGTTCATTACCCGACCCGGATGGTGCTCGCCTTCATTGGCGGCCTGGCTGGCGAAGGTTCGGCGCTTGACTGGGTCGCGATGCATCGCAAGCATCACGCCCATAGCGACCAGGAAGAAGATCCTCACTCGCCGATCCATGGCGGTTTGTGGTCGCACATCTTGTGGCTCTTCCCGTTCCGCAACGCCGCCGAACAACGTTCGATCCACGAACGTTGGGCGCCCGACTTGTTGAAAGAGCCGGGCATGCGGTTCCTGAACTACGCGTTCATCCCGTCGCACCTGGCGTTGGGAGCGTTGATGGCGTATGCCGGTTATTGTTACGGCGGCTCCTACTACGCGACGTCGTGGGTGTTGTGGGGGATGTTCGCTCGCCTGGTGGTCGTGCTGCACGTCACCTGGTTTGTGAACTCGGCCTCGCACATCTGGGGCTACACCAACTACGAAACGACCGACCAAAGCAAGAATCTGTGGTGGGTCGGCCTGACCGCCTTCGGCGAAGGCTGGCACAACAACCACCACGCCTATCCGCGGATGGCCAACCATGGTCACAAGTGGTGGGAGTTCGACCTGACCTACAACATCATCCGCGTGATGAAGATGACCGGTCTGGCCTGGAACGTGGTCGACTACAAAAAGAAAAGTCGAGACGGCTCGGCGATTCACTAA
- a CDS encoding response regulator transcription factor: MHGGKAKEQTRILVVEDEAHLAIGIRYNLEAEGFEVTVVEDGRSALEVVEKNPRQIDLVILDLMLPGMSGYAVCETIRANGEDMPILILSARTLSEDRKRGFDVGADQYMMKPFDLDEFISRVKNLLAARNRRDQQRHQEEPAAMHVFQFDAAKGAVKIDFDSFQVSIGDKTVRLTQLEAKLLRYFCQNEGRIIPRNELLTEVWEMSPNIITRAPDQFILRLRKLFEPDPSNPHHFITIRDAGYQFLASGTPVEDPPEEAAPEEPAAE; this comes from the coding sequence ATGCACGGTGGAAAGGCGAAAGAACAGACTCGGATCTTGGTGGTCGAGGACGAAGCGCACTTGGCGATCGGCATCCGCTATAACCTAGAAGCGGAAGGCTTTGAGGTGACGGTCGTCGAGGATGGACGCAGCGCGCTGGAAGTGGTCGAAAAGAACCCACGGCAAATCGACTTGGTGATTCTTGACCTGATGCTCCCCGGCATGAGCGGCTACGCCGTTTGCGAGACGATCCGGGCCAATGGTGAGGACATGCCGATCTTGATCCTCAGCGCTCGTACCCTGTCGGAAGATCGCAAGCGGGGCTTCGACGTCGGCGCCGACCAATACATGATGAAACCGTTCGATCTGGATGAATTCATCAGCCGGGTGAAAAACCTGCTGGCGGCCCGCAATCGCCGCGACCAGCAGCGCCACCAGGAAGAGCCGGCCGCGATGCACGTTTTCCAGTTCGACGCCGCGAAGGGCGCCGTCAAAATCGACTTTGACTCGTTCCAGGTGTCGATCGGCGACAAGACGGTCCGCCTGACGCAGCTCGAAGCGAAGCTATTGCGCTATTTCTGCCAAAACGAAGGCCGCATCATCCCCCGCAATGAGCTGCTGACCGAAGTTTGGGAGATGTCCCCCAACATCATCACCCGGGCGCCCGACCAGTTCATCTTGCGACTCCGCAAGCTGTTTGAACCGGATCCGTCGAACCCGCACCACTTCATCACGATCCGCGACGCGGGGTACCAGTTCTTGGCGAGCGGAACGCCCGTGGAAGATCCGCCGGAAGAAGCGGCGCCCGAAGAGCCGGCTGCGGAGTAA
- a CDS encoding sensor histidine kinase: MSTSRRPIGIPVTIAVIMIVLLVVLIVGWVLLTVWGAYNDEDSANLYWTILPIGATFLATVLGGVIFYMVLSIKSINLTIRQANFIDSVTHELKSPIASLKLYLQTLNRLKVSAEEAAEFYDTMLKDVERLDHLINHLLEAGRLDRSRDDEAEAEEIRLDKLLIGCAESTLLLYRAPREMIQFHLEPCVMHSYHGDLDIIFRNLIDNAMKYSGNDALIEVFLRLDSQKRAVVEVSDNGPGIPKGMRRKIFGRFVRLGLELQREKPGTGLGLYIVRTLVRRLKGSVKVLDGRKGQGTRFIVTLPGARPLIGGLPSDAEQNAA, from the coding sequence ATGTCCACCTCCCGACGTCCGATCGGCATTCCCGTTACCATTGCGGTCATTATGATCGTGCTGTTGGTGGTGTTGATCGTTGGCTGGGTGCTGCTGACGGTGTGGGGCGCCTACAACGACGAAGATTCGGCGAACCTCTACTGGACGATCCTGCCGATTGGCGCCACGTTTCTGGCCACGGTGCTGGGCGGGGTGATTTTCTACATGGTGCTATCGATTAAATCGATCAACCTGACGATCCGCCAGGCCAACTTTATCGACAGCGTCACCCACGAGCTGAAGAGCCCGATCGCCTCGTTGAAACTCTACCTCCAGACGCTCAACCGGCTGAAGGTCTCGGCGGAAGAAGCGGCCGAGTTTTACGACACGATGCTGAAAGACGTCGAGCGGCTCGATCACCTGATCAACCACCTGCTCGAGGCGGGTCGGCTCGACCGCAGCCGCGACGACGAGGCCGAGGCGGAAGAGATCCGGCTCGACAAGTTGCTGATCGGCTGCGCCGAGTCGACGCTGCTGCTCTACCGGGCGCCGCGCGAGATGATCCAGTTCCACCTCGAGCCATGCGTCATGCATAGCTATCACGGAGACCTCGACATCATCTTCCGCAACCTGATCGACAACGCGATGAAATACTCGGGCAACGACGCGTTGATCGAGGTCTTTCTGCGGCTCGACAGCCAAAAGCGCGCGGTGGTCGAGGTTTCCGACAACGGGCCGGGCATCCCCAAAGGAATGCGGCGAAAGATCTTCGGGCGGTTCGTCCGCTTGGGGCTGGAGTTGCAAAGAGAAAAACCGGGAACCGGGCTCGGACTTTATATCGTGCGGACGCTCGTGCGACGCCTGAAAGGATCCGTTAAAGTATTGGACGGGCGGAAAGGGCAGGGTACCCGGTTTATCGTGACCCTGCCGGGAGCCCGGCCGCTGATTGGCGGTTTACCCAGCGACGCAGAACAGAACGCAGCTTAA